One genomic window of Streptomyces sp. NBC_01498 includes the following:
- a CDS encoding TauD/TfdA dioxygenase family protein: MTTTTTPPAPALREHRIPADGLYEGPRELRRVPEGWTDRPYERFRLVPLGRVIGAEIHGVDLTRPLEAAVRAELDRALLEWKVLFFRDQHLTSRQQRAFAGHWGELETNPLLATGDDPQVARLDRTAVPTFENVWHADVTFRERPALGAVLHLREVPPTGGDTLWADMAAAYDNLPRDVKERIEGARAVHDFIPGFSRFYPPERLAAHQERFPPVEHPVVRRHPVTGRRTIFVNASFTTRIVGFAREESDRLLRLLFQQAHAPEFQVRFAWRAGDVAFWDNRATQHYAVNDYAPHRRVAERVAIAGDRPH, from the coding sequence ATGACGACCACCACGACACCCCCCGCCCCGGCCCTGCGCGAACACCGCATCCCCGCCGACGGGCTGTACGAGGGCCCGCGCGAGCTGCGCCGTGTCCCGGAGGGCTGGACCGACCGCCCGTACGAGCGCTTCCGCCTGGTCCCGCTCGGCCGGGTCATCGGCGCCGAGATCCACGGCGTCGACCTGACCCGCCCGCTGGAGGCGGCCGTACGCGCCGAGCTGGACCGGGCGCTGCTGGAGTGGAAGGTGCTGTTCTTCCGTGACCAGCACCTGACCTCGCGGCAGCAGCGGGCGTTCGCCGGGCACTGGGGCGAGCTGGAGACCAACCCGCTGCTCGCCACCGGCGACGACCCGCAGGTCGCCCGGCTCGACCGGACCGCCGTCCCCACCTTCGAGAACGTCTGGCACGCCGACGTCACCTTCCGCGAGCGCCCCGCCCTCGGCGCGGTCCTCCATCTGCGCGAGGTCCCGCCGACGGGCGGCGACACCCTGTGGGCGGACATGGCCGCCGCGTACGACAACCTCCCCCGGGACGTGAAGGAGCGCATCGAGGGAGCGCGGGCGGTGCACGACTTCATCCCCGGCTTCTCCCGCTTCTACCCGCCGGAGCGGCTCGCGGCGCACCAGGAGCGGTTCCCGCCCGTCGAGCACCCGGTGGTGCGCCGCCACCCGGTCACCGGCCGCCGGACGATCTTCGTCAACGCCTCGTTCACCACCCGGATCGTGGGCTTCGCGCGGGAGGAGAGCGACCGGCTGCTGCGGCTGCTCTTCCAGCAGGCGCACGCCCCCGAGTTCCAGGTGCGGTTCGCCTGGCGCGCCGGCGATGTCGCGTTCTGGGACAACCGGGCCACCCAGCACTACGCGGTCAACGACTACGCCCCGCACCGCCGGGTCGCCGAACGTGTCGCCATCGCCGGGGACCGCCCCCACTGA
- a CDS encoding very short patch repair endonuclease, whose protein sequence is MARAAGYVTTETVPPDSWATSPASRAVMSANKGRDTKPEKLLRSALHRRGLRYRVGVRPVSDLRRTADVVFTKARVAVFVDGCYWHGCPEHYRPAKKGAAFWQEKIAGNRARDTETNEALRQAGWLVVRVWEHEDPEEAAREVIEAVRSRSDLPAVDPG, encoded by the coding sequence ATGGCTCGTGCCGCCGGTTACGTGACCACCGAGACCGTTCCCCCTGACTCCTGGGCCACTTCGCCCGCTTCCCGAGCGGTCATGTCCGCCAACAAGGGACGGGACACGAAGCCCGAGAAGCTGCTGCGTTCCGCCCTCCACAGACGGGGGCTGCGCTATCGCGTGGGGGTGAGACCGGTCTCGGACCTGCGCCGCACAGCCGATGTGGTGTTCACGAAGGCGCGCGTCGCCGTTTTCGTCGATGGCTGCTACTGGCACGGCTGCCCCGAACATTACCGTCCCGCCAAGAAGGGTGCGGCATTCTGGCAGGAGAAAATCGCTGGTAACAGGGCACGCGACACCGAAACCAACGAGGCGCTACGCCAGGCCGGTTGGCTGGTCGTCCGTGTGTGGGAACACGAAGACCCGGAGGAGGCGGCGCGTGAAGTGATCGAGGCCGTCAGATCGAGAAGCGACCTGCCTGCTGTGGATCCCGGTTGA
- a CDS encoding imidazolonepropionase-like domain-containing protein — translation MLTIHAAPLVLPVGAAAVADGAVAVDGDRIAALGPYDEVLAAHPAARVRRWPGLLTPGLRQDRARELLTRCYHPDPREAGELGELPLWGEEFARLTATMDATRRAGSVRRGLQRMLRHGTTHLAGPFDADDAALRTAVSRSGLIPVRAPGLPTGPPDLDPFAAGGDLARTAHGPLTPGGRADFAVFDVPDETALYAGGAGTCVATVLAGRLVHRAR, via the coding sequence GTGCTGACGATCCACGCCGCGCCACTGGTCCTGCCGGTCGGCGCGGCGGCCGTCGCGGACGGTGCGGTCGCGGTGGACGGCGACCGGATCGCGGCCCTCGGCCCGTACGACGAGGTCCTCGCCGCGCACCCGGCCGCCCGGGTCCGCCGCTGGCCCGGCCTCCTCACGCCCGGACTGCGCCAGGACCGGGCCCGCGAACTGCTCACCCGCTGCTACCACCCGGACCCCCGCGAGGCCGGCGAACTGGGCGAACTCCCGCTGTGGGGCGAGGAGTTCGCACGGCTCACGGCCACGATGGACGCGACCCGGCGGGCCGGCAGCGTCCGGCGCGGGCTCCAGCGGATGCTGCGGCACGGCACCACGCACCTGGCCGGCCCCTTCGACGCGGACGACGCGGCGCTGCGGACGGCCGTCTCCCGGTCGGGGCTGATCCCGGTCCGCGCCCCGGGCCTGCCCACGGGCCCGCCGGACCTGGACCCCTTCGCGGCGGGCGGCGATCTGGCCCGTACGGCGCACGGACCGCTCACCCCGGGAGGACGCGCGGACTTCGCGGTCTTCGACGTGCCCGACGAGACGGCCCTGTACGCGGGCGGGGCGGGGACCTGCGTGGCGACGGTGCTCGCGGGGCGGCTCGTGCACCGCGCCCGCTGA
- a CDS encoding C40 family peptidase: MSHTAHIPSHRKPRRSASKTAIRSGVAGGVLSTMALAGAAAPANAEPVTETIEMPTLTSGLADSTARSAEVTQRIAADLDLRVRQDSAAAHAAKLAKKAKAEAERKAEAKEKAAAADRARAASERASRSEERTTLSASGSAAPASYSTTQASGSAAAVLAFARAQVGDAYVLGSTGPNSWDCSGLVQAAYRQAGVELPRTSGPQSTAGTQVSLDNLQPGDILYWGGAGGAYHVAIYSGGGNFIGAQNSGTGVVEKSLDWDPPTGAVRLL; the protein is encoded by the coding sequence ATGTCCCACACCGCTCACATACCCAGCCACCGGAAGCCCCGCCGAAGCGCGTCGAAAACGGCGATCCGGTCCGGAGTTGCCGGTGGCGTCCTCAGCACCATGGCGCTGGCCGGTGCCGCCGCTCCGGCCAACGCCGAGCCGGTCACCGAGACCATCGAGATGCCCACGCTCACCTCGGGTCTGGCCGACAGCACCGCGCGTTCCGCCGAGGTGACCCAGCGGATCGCCGCGGACCTGGACCTGCGGGTACGGCAGGACTCCGCCGCCGCCCACGCCGCGAAGCTCGCCAAGAAGGCCAAGGCCGAGGCCGAGCGCAAGGCCGAGGCGAAGGAGAAGGCGGCAGCCGCCGACCGCGCCCGGGCCGCCTCGGAGCGCGCCTCGCGCTCCGAGGAGCGGACCACGCTCTCCGCCTCCGGCTCCGCCGCCCCGGCCTCGTACAGCACCACGCAGGCCAGCGGTTCGGCCGCCGCCGTGCTGGCGTTCGCGCGTGCCCAGGTCGGCGACGCGTACGTGCTCGGCTCCACCGGGCCCAACTCGTGGGACTGCTCCGGCCTCGTCCAGGCCGCCTACCGCCAGGCCGGGGTCGAACTGCCCCGCACCTCGGGCCCGCAGTCGACCGCCGGTACGCAGGTCTCCCTGGACAACCTCCAGCCCGGCGACATCCTTTACTGGGGCGGGGCGGGCGGCGCGTACCACGTGGCGATCTACTCCGGCGGCGGCAACTTCATCGGCGCGCAGAACTCCGGTACGGGCGTGGTCGAGAAGTCGCTGGACTGGGACCCGCCGACCGGCGCGGTCCGGCTCCTCTGA
- a CDS encoding GIY-YIG nuclease family protein, with protein MGDGYSDQFRLSITEALSTQLYAALKKLEPAPLTAENLGALAPQAEKLGLPNMSGVYQIFRQESGNERQLAYVGKADEPLPDRLGNHLYKLSGREGISIDEMSFKCLFVEEDLSSVSPEKMLIKKHLKEGKIVWNNRGFGNNDPGRNRDKTVIKRNHFDLEFPIDLSRHVEGLKPGVQSLHDVLVTIKRGIPFLFRFKQAAAFRERMVNVPEGEINVDQALRFVARHLTGRWQICSLLGWVIMYDDSPTSYPSARRYYRPEGVFDQEPRTRKPGKNEAEDGIESEDEDGTLDE; from the coding sequence ATGGGCGACGGCTACAGTGATCAGTTCCGGCTCAGTATCACGGAGGCGCTGAGCACGCAGCTGTACGCCGCCCTGAAGAAATTGGAGCCGGCTCCTCTCACCGCGGAGAATCTTGGCGCGCTCGCTCCGCAGGCTGAGAAGCTCGGCCTTCCCAACATGTCCGGGGTCTACCAGATCTTCCGCCAGGAATCAGGCAATGAGCGACAGCTCGCCTACGTCGGGAAGGCCGATGAGCCGCTTCCCGACCGTCTTGGGAATCACCTCTACAAGTTGTCCGGCCGAGAAGGCATTTCCATCGACGAGATGTCATTCAAGTGTTTGTTCGTTGAAGAAGATCTTTCCTCTGTATCTCCGGAAAAAATGCTGATCAAAAAGCATCTCAAGGAGGGAAAGATCGTCTGGAACAATCGTGGATTCGGAAACAACGATCCTGGGCGCAACCGCGACAAGACCGTGATCAAGAGAAATCACTTCGACCTTGAGTTTCCCATCGACCTTTCTCGCCACGTGGAAGGGCTCAAGCCGGGTGTTCAGTCGCTGCATGACGTGCTGGTGACGATCAAGCGCGGCATACCGTTCCTCTTCCGCTTCAAGCAGGCGGCCGCGTTCAGGGAACGAATGGTCAACGTCCCCGAGGGGGAAATTAACGTTGACCAAGCGCTTCGTTTCGTGGCGCGACACTTGACCGGCAGATGGCAAATCTGCTCTTTGCTCGGTTGGGTGATCATGTACGACGACAGCCCGACGTCCTATCCCAGTGCCCGTCGCTACTACCGGCCGGAGGGAGTTTTCGACCAGGAGCCGAGGACTCGGAAGCCTGGCAAGAACGAGGCCGAGGACGGGATCGAGAGCGAGGACGAGGATGGCACACTCGACGAGTGA
- a CDS encoding NADH-quinone oxidoreductase subunit C, with the protein MPSEVGRAGEVIGVRKGMFGTDTGGGDTSGYGGLVRTVSLPGAASRPYGGPDGVFDEIADELEGALEEQGLLPAHAIEKTVVDRKELTFHIAREHLLQVARTLRDDPALRFELCTGVSGVHYLGDKGRELHAVYHLRSLTHGRVIRLEVSAPDSDPHVPSLVEVYPTNDWHERETYDFFGLIFDGHPALTRIMMPDDWQGFPQRKDYPLGGIAVEYKGAQIPAPDQRRSYS; encoded by the coding sequence GTGCCGTCCGAGGTCGGCCGGGCCGGCGAGGTCATCGGCGTACGCAAGGGCATGTTCGGCACCGACACCGGTGGCGGTGACACCAGCGGTTACGGCGGTCTCGTCCGGACCGTGAGCCTGCCCGGTGCCGCGTCCCGTCCGTACGGCGGCCCCGACGGGGTCTTCGACGAGATCGCCGACGAACTCGAAGGCGCGCTGGAGGAGCAGGGACTGCTCCCCGCCCACGCCATCGAGAAGACGGTCGTCGACCGGAAGGAACTCACCTTCCACATCGCCCGTGAGCACCTGCTCCAAGTCGCCCGGACGCTCCGCGACGACCCGGCGCTCCGCTTCGAGCTGTGTACGGGTGTGTCCGGCGTCCACTACCTGGGTGACAAGGGCCGTGAACTGCACGCCGTCTACCACCTGCGGTCCCTGACGCACGGCCGGGTGATCCGCCTGGAGGTCTCCGCGCCGGACAGTGACCCGCACGTGCCGTCCCTGGTCGAGGTCTATCCGACCAACGACTGGCACGAGCGTGAGACGTACGACTTCTTCGGCCTGATCTTCGACGGCCACCCCGCCCTCACCCGGATCATGATGCCGGACGACTGGCAGGGCTTCCCGCAGCGCAAGGACTATCCCCTCGGCGGTATCGCCGTCGAGTACAAGGGCGCCCAGATCCCGGCTCCGGACCAGCGGAGGTCGTACTCGTGA
- a CDS encoding glycoside hydrolase family 25 protein, producing MTVKGVDVSSYQSSSFATKGLDFAIVKATEGTSYLNPRMAAQASHARDAGLVVGFYHFLRPGGVKAQAEYFVKQAAEHAGDPLFADWEDPDVSCASKDAFLAEVQRLRGADHRVGLYCNRDFWLNHDTTSEAGDALWIADYVTAGKPRIKAAWKFHQYTDTPIDTNVGRFADAAALRSWAGGAGGKSLAALADEGFQVSGAEE from the coding sequence ATGACTGTCAAAGGCGTCGACGTATCGTCGTACCAGAGCTCGTCGTTCGCCACGAAGGGCCTCGACTTCGCGATCGTCAAGGCCACCGAGGGCACCTCGTACCTCAACCCCCGCATGGCGGCGCAGGCTTCGCACGCGCGGGACGCCGGGCTGGTGGTCGGCTTCTACCACTTCCTGCGGCCCGGCGGCGTGAAGGCGCAGGCGGAGTACTTCGTGAAGCAGGCCGCCGAACACGCGGGCGACCCGCTGTTCGCCGACTGGGAGGACCCGGACGTCTCCTGCGCGTCGAAGGACGCCTTCCTGGCGGAGGTCCAGCGGCTGCGGGGCGCGGACCACCGCGTCGGGCTGTACTGCAACCGGGACTTCTGGCTCAACCACGACACCACCAGCGAGGCCGGCGACGCCCTGTGGATCGCGGACTACGTGACGGCGGGCAAGCCGCGGATCAAGGCCGCGTGGAAGTTCCACCAGTACACGGACACCCCGATCGACACGAACGTCGGCCGGTTCGCCGACGCCGCGGCCCTGCGGAGCTGGGCCGGGGGCGCCGGCGGCAAGAGCCTGGCGGCGCTCGCCGACGAGGGCTTCCAGGTCAGCGGCGCCGAGGAGTAG
- a CDS encoding geranylgeranyl reductase family protein → MTEPRSEHTADVIVVGAGPAGSTTAYHLAKAGLDVLLLEKTAFPREKVCGDGLTPRATKQLVGMGIDISEEAGWLRNKGLRIIGGGVRLQLDWPDLASYPDYGLVRKRDDFDEQLARQAQKAGARLHERCNVGAPIVDPRTGRITGVNARMGEEKTPVTFHAPLVVAADGNSTRLSLAMGLHRREDRPMGVAVRTYFTSPRHDDDYLESWLELWDRRGTEDRLLPGYGWIFGMGDGTSNVGLGILNSSSAFKELDWREVLKAWCASMPEDWGYTPDNMTTPIRGAALPMAFNRKPHYTKGLLLVGDAGGLVNPFNGEGIAYAMESGQIAAEVIVQAQSRQTPGQREMALHRYPQILKDTYGGYYTLGRAFVKLIGNPKVMKVATQRGLTHPLLMKFTLKMLANLTDPTGGDAMDRIINGLSKVAPKS, encoded by the coding sequence GTGACCGAGCCCCGCTCCGAACACACCGCGGACGTCATCGTCGTGGGGGCGGGCCCGGCCGGCTCCACCACGGCGTACCACCTGGCCAAGGCGGGACTGGACGTCCTGCTCCTGGAGAAGACCGCGTTCCCGCGCGAGAAGGTGTGCGGCGACGGTCTGACCCCGCGCGCCACCAAGCAGCTCGTCGGGATGGGCATCGACATCTCCGAGGAGGCCGGCTGGCTGCGCAACAAGGGCCTGCGGATCATCGGCGGCGGCGTACGGCTCCAGCTCGACTGGCCCGATCTGGCCAGCTACCCGGACTACGGACTCGTCCGCAAGCGCGACGACTTCGACGAGCAGCTGGCCCGGCAGGCGCAGAAGGCCGGGGCCCGGCTGCACGAGCGCTGCAACGTCGGCGCGCCGATCGTGGACCCGCGCACCGGCCGGATCACCGGCGTCAACGCCCGGATGGGCGAGGAGAAGACGCCCGTCACCTTCCACGCCCCGCTGGTCGTCGCCGCCGACGGCAACTCCACGCGGCTGTCGCTCGCGATGGGGCTGCACCGGCGCGAGGACCGGCCGATGGGCGTCGCCGTCCGTACGTACTTCACCTCGCCCCGGCACGACGACGACTACCTGGAGTCGTGGCTGGAGCTGTGGGACCGGCGCGGTACCGAGGACCGGCTGCTGCCCGGCTACGGCTGGATCTTCGGCATGGGCGACGGCACCTCCAACGTGGGCCTCGGCATCCTCAACTCGTCGTCCGCCTTCAAGGAGCTGGACTGGCGCGAGGTGCTCAAGGCGTGGTGCGCCTCGATGCCGGAGGACTGGGGCTACACCCCCGACAACATGACGACGCCGATCCGGGGGGCCGCCCTCCCGATGGCCTTCAACCGCAAGCCGCACTACACCAAGGGCCTGCTGCTGGTCGGCGACGCGGGCGGGCTGGTCAACCCGTTCAACGGCGAGGGCATCGCGTACGCCATGGAGTCCGGCCAGATCGCGGCCGAGGTCATCGTGCAGGCGCAGTCCCGGCAGACACCGGGGCAGCGCGAGATGGCCCTGCACCGCTATCCGCAGATCCTCAAGGACACCTACGGCGGCTACTACACGCTGGGCCGGGCCTTCGTGAAGCTGATCGGCAACCCGAAGGTGATGAAGGTCGCCACGCAGCGGGGCCTGACGCATCCGCTGCTGATGAAGTTCACGCTGAAGATGCTGGCGAACCTGACCGACCCGACGGGCGGCGACGCGATGGACCGCATCATCAACGGCCTGAGCAAGGTCGCTCCCAAGTCCTGA
- a CDS encoding demethylmenaquinone methyltransferase: MTRASLDKQPHEVAAMFDGVAANYDLTNDVISLGLDRLWRREVAKAVGARPAQKILDLAAGTATSSLPFAATGAYVVPCDFSLGMLREGRKRYPWLPLTAGDATKLPFRDGVFDSVTISFGLRNVQDTDSALRELYRVTKPGGKVVICEFSQPTWEPFRTVYTEYLMRALPPTARAVSSNPDAYVYLAESIRAWPDQPGLAGLLQKAGWTKVAWRNLTGGVVALHRGTRPAEV; encoded by the coding sequence GTGACCCGAGCCTCTCTGGACAAGCAGCCGCACGAAGTCGCCGCGATGTTCGACGGCGTGGCGGCGAACTACGACCTCACCAACGACGTGATCTCCCTCGGGCTGGACCGGCTCTGGCGCAGGGAGGTCGCCAAGGCGGTCGGCGCACGCCCCGCGCAGAAGATCCTCGACCTCGCCGCCGGGACGGCCACCTCGTCCCTGCCGTTCGCCGCCACCGGCGCCTACGTCGTGCCGTGCGACTTCTCGCTGGGCATGCTCCGGGAGGGCAGGAAGCGGTACCCCTGGCTGCCGCTGACCGCCGGGGACGCGACGAAACTCCCCTTCCGGGACGGTGTCTTCGACTCCGTCACCATCTCCTTCGGGCTGCGCAACGTGCAGGACACGGACAGCGCGCTGCGTGAGCTGTACCGGGTGACCAAGCCGGGCGGGAAGGTCGTGATCTGTGAGTTCTCGCAGCCGACCTGGGAGCCCTTCCGGACCGTCTACACCGAGTACCTGATGCGCGCGCTGCCGCCCACGGCGCGGGCCGTGTCCTCCAACCCGGACGCGTACGTGTACCTCGCCGAGTCCATCCGCGCCTGGCCCGACCAGCCGGGCCTCGCCGGGCTGCTCCAGAAGGCCGGCTGGACGAAGGTCGCGTGGCGGAACCTGACCGGCGGCGTGGTGGCCCTGCACCGGGGGACCAGGCCCGCCGAGGTCTGA
- the mqnC gene encoding cyclic dehypoxanthinyl futalosine synthase: MTEKADQQSVLDRAAEGGRITPEEALDLYRSAPLHALGAAADRARRRRYAGTEHIATYIIERNINYTNVCVTACKFCAFYAAPKDTDKGWTRDLDDILRRCAETVELGGTQIMFQGGHHPDFGVEYYEEHFGAIKAAFPQLVIHSLGASEVEHMARISDVSVEEAIRRIHAAGLDSFAGAGAELLPARPRKAIAPLKESGERWLEIMETAHGLGVESTSTMLMGTGETNAERIEHLRMIRDTQDRTGGFRAFIPYTYQPENNKLKGQTQATLFEYLRMIAIARLFLDNVAHIQGSWLTTGKEVGQLSLHYGADDLGSIMLEENVVSSAGAKHRSNRLEIIDLIRKSGRVPAQRTTTYEHIVVHDDPADDPVDRRVVSHISSTAIAGGTAHPELKLLDAN, encoded by the coding sequence GTGACCGAGAAGGCCGACCAGCAGTCTGTGCTCGACCGTGCTGCCGAGGGTGGCCGGATCACCCCCGAAGAGGCGCTCGACCTCTACCGGTCGGCCCCCCTCCACGCGCTCGGCGCCGCCGCCGACCGGGCGCGCCGCCGGCGTTACGCCGGTACGGAGCACATCGCGACGTACATCATCGAGCGGAACATCAACTACACCAACGTCTGCGTGACGGCCTGCAAGTTCTGCGCCTTCTACGCGGCCCCCAAGGACACCGACAAGGGCTGGACCCGCGACCTCGACGACATCCTGCGCCGCTGCGCGGAGACCGTCGAACTCGGCGGCACCCAGATCATGTTCCAGGGCGGCCACCACCCCGACTTCGGTGTGGAGTACTACGAGGAGCACTTCGGCGCCATCAAGGCCGCCTTCCCGCAGCTGGTCATCCACTCCCTCGGCGCGTCCGAGGTCGAGCACATGGCCCGGATCTCGGACGTCTCCGTGGAGGAGGCGATCCGCCGGATCCACGCGGCGGGGCTCGACTCGTTCGCGGGCGCCGGCGCCGAGCTGCTGCCCGCCCGGCCGCGCAAGGCGATCGCGCCGCTGAAGGAGTCCGGCGAGCGGTGGCTGGAGATCATGGAGACCGCGCACGGACTGGGCGTCGAGTCGACGTCCACGATGCTCATGGGCACCGGCGAGACCAACGCCGAGCGGATCGAGCACCTGCGGATGATCCGTGACACACAGGACCGGACGGGCGGCTTCCGGGCGTTCATCCCGTACACCTACCAGCCGGAGAACAACAAGCTGAAGGGGCAGACGCAGGCCACGCTCTTCGAGTATCTGCGGATGATCGCCATCGCCCGGCTCTTCCTCGACAACGTCGCCCACATCCAGGGTTCCTGGCTCACCACCGGCAAGGAGGTCGGCCAGCTGTCCCTGCACTACGGCGCCGACGACCTCGGCTCGATCATGCTGGAGGAGAACGTCGTCTCGTCGGCGGGGGCGAAGCACCGCTCCAACCGGCTGGAGATCATCGACCTGATCCGCAAGTCGGGCCGGGTGCCCGCGCAGCGGACCACGACGTACGAGCACATCGTCGTGCACGACGACCCGGCGGACGACCCGGTGGACCGGCGCGTCGTCTCGCACATCTCCTCCACGGCGATCGCGGGCGGCACGGCGCACCCGGAACTCAAGCTGCTCGACGCCAACTAG
- a CDS encoding DNA cytosine methyltransferase, translated as MPDLREERQEVGSCVELFAGGGGLAMAVHAAGFRPLLVNEYAKRACESLRSNPPDPDEPEKPWPLVQGDVRDIDFTDLVTEEVDVLAGGPPCQPFSLGGAHKGMEDERNMFPEMFRAIREMKPKAVICENVRGLLRPSFKPYFNYILNEMRLPFVEREKNATWEDHNDILEKLIANESVEPSQRYVVTEAEVNAADYGVPQIRNRVIIVAFRSDLDVDWGEFMPRETHSQESLIHSMREGGPYWNRHNVPADVRDRVIAGLPDLDYENKKVKKKLDLEPWRTLRDAIAGVDENEGKPLPYITEEAVKEKIQVGGFPDHVGWPGARMYTGHTPNLLDRPAKTVKAGVHGVPGGESVMRLDNVDFVNYGGGDGYRYMTVRETARVMTFPDRWILDGPRGEKMRQLGNAVPVKLGTAFSEAVANALKSVGLLETPEKRK; from the coding sequence ATGCCTGATCTGCGCGAAGAGCGCCAAGAGGTCGGATCCTGCGTCGAGTTGTTCGCCGGCGGCGGGGGACTCGCGATGGCTGTGCATGCCGCTGGCTTCCGCCCGCTGCTGGTGAACGAGTACGCCAAGCGAGCATGTGAGTCGTTGAGATCGAACCCACCGGACCCGGATGAGCCGGAGAAGCCCTGGCCGCTCGTCCAGGGCGATGTACGCGACATCGACTTCACCGACCTTGTCACGGAGGAGGTCGATGTCCTCGCGGGCGGCCCTCCCTGCCAGCCGTTCAGCCTCGGGGGTGCGCACAAAGGCATGGAGGACGAACGGAACATGTTCCCGGAGATGTTCCGCGCCATCCGGGAGATGAAGCCGAAGGCGGTCATCTGCGAGAATGTTCGCGGCTTGCTCCGACCTTCTTTCAAACCCTACTTCAACTACATCTTGAACGAGATGCGGCTTCCGTTCGTGGAACGTGAAAAGAACGCGACCTGGGAAGACCACAACGACATACTTGAAAAACTGATCGCGAACGAATCGGTTGAGCCGTCGCAGCGATACGTAGTCACCGAGGCGGAAGTCAACGCGGCCGACTACGGTGTCCCGCAGATTCGGAATCGAGTGATCATCGTAGCGTTTCGCTCTGACCTCGATGTCGACTGGGGCGAGTTCATGCCGAGGGAGACCCACTCCCAGGAATCGCTGATCCACTCCATGCGCGAGGGCGGACCGTACTGGAACCGGCACAATGTGCCTGCGGATGTTCGCGATCGTGTCATCGCCGGCCTTCCCGACCTCGACTACGAGAACAAGAAAGTCAAGAAGAAGCTGGACCTGGAGCCGTGGCGTACGTTGCGCGACGCCATCGCGGGAGTCGACGAGAACGAAGGAAAACCGCTTCCGTACATTACGGAGGAAGCCGTCAAGGAAAAAATCCAAGTGGGCGGCTTCCCCGACCACGTCGGATGGCCTGGTGCGCGCATGTATACCGGGCACACGCCAAACCTGCTGGACCGGCCCGCCAAGACCGTGAAGGCGGGCGTCCACGGCGTACCTGGCGGGGAATCCGTCATGCGGCTCGACAACGTCGACTTCGTCAATTACGGGGGAGGAGACGGATACCGATACATGACCGTGCGAGAAACGGCGCGAGTCATGACCTTCCCGGACCGTTGGATTCTCGATGGGCCACGGGGAGAGAAGATGCGGCAGTTGGGCAACGCCGTCCCCGTCAAGCTGGGGACGGCTTTCTCAGAGGCTGTCGCGAACGCTCTCAAGTCCGTTGGCCTTTTGGAGACCCCGGAGAAGCGGAAGTGA
- a CDS encoding NuoB/complex I 20 kDa subunit family protein, whose protein sequence is MGLEEKLPSGFLLTTVEQAAGWVRKSSMFPATFGLACCAIEMMTTGAGRYDLARFGMEVFRGSPRQADLMIVAGRVSQKMAPVLRQVYDQMPNPKWVISMGVCASSGGMFNNYAIVQGVDHIVPVDIYLPGCPPRPEMLMDAILKLHQKVQGSKLGVNAEEAAREAEEAALRALPMIEMKGLLR, encoded by the coding sequence ATGGGACTCGAAGAGAAGCTGCCGAGCGGATTTCTGCTCACCACCGTCGAGCAGGCCGCGGGCTGGGTGCGCAAGTCGTCCATGTTCCCGGCGACCTTCGGCCTCGCCTGCTGCGCCATCGAGATGATGACGACGGGCGCCGGCCGGTACGACCTCGCGCGGTTCGGCATGGAGGTCTTCCGCGGTTCGCCGCGCCAGGCGGACCTGATGATCGTCGCGGGACGGGTGAGCCAGAAGATGGCGCCCGTGCTGCGGCAGGTCTACGACCAGATGCCGAATCCCAAGTGGGTCATCTCCATGGGGGTGTGCGCGTCGTCCGGCGGCATGTTCAACAACTACGCGATCGTCCAGGGCGTCGACCACATCGTCCCTGTCGACATCTACCTGCCGGGCTGCCCGCCGCGTCCGGAAATGCTGATGGACGCCATCCTCAAGCTCCACCAGAAGGTCCAGGGCTCCAAGCTCGGGGTCAACGCGGAGGAAGCCGCCCGCGAGGCGGAGGAGGCGGCGCTCAGGGCGCTTCCCATGATCGAGATGAAGGGGCTGCTGCGGTGA
- a CDS encoding NADH-quinone oxidoreductase subunit A — protein MNAYAPILVLGALGAAFAIFSVVAATLIGPKRYNRAKLEAYECGIEPTPTPAGGGRFPIKYYLTAMLFIIFDIEVVFLYPWAVTFDALGLFGLVEMLLFVLTVFVAYAYVWRRGGLEWD, from the coding sequence GTGAATGCCTACGCGCCAATCCTCGTGCTCGGCGCTCTCGGTGCCGCGTTTGCGATCTTCTCCGTGGTGGCGGCCACGCTTATCGGCCCGAAAAGGTACAACCGGGCAAAACTCGAAGCGTACGAGTGCGGCATCGAGCCCACTCCCACGCCGGCCGGAGGTGGCCGCTTTCCCATCAAGTACTACCTGACGGCGATGCTCTTCATCATTTTCGACATCGAAGTCGTCTTCCTTTACCCCTGGGCCGTCACCTTCGACGCGCTCGGGCTTTTCGGGCTCGTGGAGATGCTGCTCTTCGTGCTCACCGTCTTCGTCGCCTACGCGTATGTGTGGCGGCGCGGCGGTCTGGAATGGGACTAA